The following is a genomic window from Eulemur rufifrons isolate Redbay chromosome 20, OSU_ERuf_1, whole genome shotgun sequence.
taaaggatgagtaggagttctcagagaaaaggagaaagcatttcaggtagagggaacagcttATGTAAAGAcatggaggctgagaagaccTGGCTTATTTGAAACATGGTAAAAATTTCCTTGGGGACCACCTGCTCCACTCCCCTGACACCACCTATATCAGCTGTCTCACCTTTCACTCTCAGCGTGGTGCCCTGTCCAGAGAGGTATTGCCTATTGGGTTTCCTCTGAAACTTTACACAGTAATAGGTGCCAGCATCCTCAGTGGAGACGCCTCCCAGAAGAATGCTGAAGTCGTTGCTGGAGGCCAGCACCGCTGTCACGTTGGGCTGGGAGATGCCTTCAAAGTTGTAAATGGCCTCCCGGCTCAGACCAGCCCCCCGGAACCACCTGACGGGTCCAGGGGGACCATCTCCAAGCACTGTGCAGTTCAGGAAGGCAGTGTCTCCAGTGGTCACCAGCACCAAGTCCTGGGGCTGGATGATCCAGAGGTTTGGCTTGGGGTCCCCAGCTCCTGAAGCCAAAGGGAATGTCTTTGTTggattctttctcttcctccatcatccccccattccctccctcatatcgtccctccctttcccctttctcaATTGCTTCACTCCACCActccttcctgctttctttcaTCACTCACTAGTTGATTCATTCAGTATAGGAGTACTGAGTACCTACCATGTACTGATGCTCGGACTGGGGAAAATGAATCCCACGAAACAGGAAAATACCCTGCCCTGAAACTGCCCTCAGGCTGTTGGTGCAGCTGGAAAGAAAATTGCCCGGAGGCTGGAAACACAGAGGACTGTAGGATTCCAGGGGAGGCACAGCACAGCTTGGAAGGCGCCAGAAAGCCTTCCCAAAATTCCGGCATCAAATTAAAATGAACCCCCCACATGGCAGACACTCTCCGTGTCCCCAGGTTATGGGGTGGTTCATAAGTATCTGTTCTCCTATTTAGTCACCTGAATGACCCTTGTTGCCCATTTTATAAGTTAAGCACTTGAGGTGTATAGAGCCGCAGTGACTGATTTAAGAACACACCGCTATTGAATGACAGGCCCAGGATTTGGGACTCCGGGTCACTGTTGGTGGACTTATAGATACCACGACTGATTACTTGGGGAGCGAGGTAGATCACGCTATCAGCACTAGGCCTTGACTCCACTCCAGTGACGTGGTACATCCACACCCTCCCCGTGGCCTCATGGTGGAAGAGCAAACTTCCTTGTCCCTTGCCGTGGAGCTGAGCCATGTGATTTGCTTTAGCCAATGGGTTGTTAGCAGACATGATGTGCGCAGAGGCTTGAGATGTGCTTGGGGAGTTGGGACTGGCCCTCTGGGCTTCTGCCATCTCCATGAGAAAACACGCCCCATGTAGCTGCTACCTCTCGGGCCTGGGCCCTGGCATGAGGCATGAGGAGTGGACCCACCCCAGCCACATGTAAATGTGCACGTGAGGTATACATACACAGTGTTGTGTGCCACTGAGGTTTTGTGTGATACAGCATGGCTGTGGATGAAGGTGACTGCCGCCACAGCGAGACATACCAGAGCGAGTATGTGCCCTGCAGGGACTAATACTCACGCTTCACAAGCACAGAGGTGCCCGCATCCGCCTTCGTTTCCGAGTGTTCACTCAAACCATCAAACCTCACACAGTGGTAGGTTCCAGCATGCTCCTTGGTGACATTGTGGATATAGATGGAGTAATCGCAATTCAGTGGCTCTGATGTCCGTTGGATCATGGGCACCACCCCAGGGAAGAAGCCACGTTCGAAGTTATAAATTTCTTGCTGGCCCCGAGAGCTGACCTTGACCCAGTTAATCATATCATCAATGCAGGAGCCGACCACCGTACACCTCAATAGGAGCGTCTCACCTTCTGCCACCAGCATGGGGCCCTCAGGCTGTAGCACATGCCTCTCGTTCCCATTGTTCTGCTCAGAGGCTCCTACAACAGAGGAAAAGAGGCCTTGTACTGGGCAGGAGGAGGGTTTTgctggagagggaagggaaagaggggcTGAGGTGGCTGGCTGCAGAGAGAGAATGGAGCTATCTAATGGGAAACCTACCAATAATAAATAACATGTAAGTGCTCACCACGTGCCGGGCACCGTGTGCATCCCCTCACATTTATTCCTCACGATGCTCCTATAGGTAAACagaattatccccattttatgacAGAGGAAACTGGGAACCCAGAAATGTTAGGTAACTCTCCCAGGATCATCTGTTaggggctgaactgtgtcccccaaaagcatatgttgaagccctagcccccagggctgcagaatgtgactatatttggagacacggtctttaaagaagtaattaagttaaaatgagtttGTTAGTGGAGGCCCTGATCCAATCTGACTTgtgtccctataagaagaggagattcgGACATAGACGTGCACATGGGGAAGACcagtgaagacacagggagaaggcgcCATCTGCAAGCtagggagagaggcctcaggagaaaccaaccctgctgataaCTCGATCTAGGATTTCTAGCCTCTAGAAtagtgagaaaatacatttatgttgtttaagccacacagtctgtgGTGGTGGCCTGAGCACCCTGTAGGAATGTGACAGAACCTTGTTTCAAACTCTTGCAGCCTGTTTCTGGAACTCCCGCTTTTTACCCTCAAATGCCACCCTTCGGAGACATGGGTTTGTGTTCAGTGTGTAtaccctccctgcctcctgtgAATTCTTTAACAAA
Proteins encoded in this region:
- the SIRPB2 gene encoding signal-regulatory protein beta-2, which gives rise to MLDPKPSCPQGAPYDRGAHVPPGVPRSGPVARAGLCGCEENTSSSSRGKGKQRQAWALAPPQTPGATRQQNGGPSWGPQEAPCAPMMPTPTRLAHSPPCSLLLALFLVLSGASEQNNGNERHVLQPEGPMLVAEGETLLLRCTVVGSCIDDMINWVKVSSRGQQEIYNFERGFFPGVVPMIQRTSEPLNCDYSIYIHNVTKEHAGTYHCVRFDGLSEHSETKADAGTSVLVKRAGDPKPNLWIIQPQDLVLVTTGDTAFLNCTVLGDGPPGPVRWFRGAGLSREAIYNFEGISQPNVTAVLASSNDFSILLGGVSTEDAGTYYCVKFQRKPNRQYLSGQGTTLRVKAKPTSSQEAEFSGEHVARISPTGLLSVLTPVVLGLKAVTLAALLLALAACWRSSKQEDFKTLGRAEPHVLAWGKGQG